The DNA window TTTCTGTTTGTATCTTTCGTTACATATATGATTAATAGTAAATAGCCACTTCCACCAGCCATTTTTCAGGCAATTTACATCTGATAACAAAACATATTTAGCAGATGAAACTGATTAATAAATATTCAAAATTCATACCTTACCTTTATTTTATTGCGGTAATCGTATACTTGTTCACCGATTTAAACAAAAATTCTGGTGTAACTGCCTATCCAATTCTTCTATTTGGCATTCCGTTTATATGGCAACTTATTAAGCCTAGTAAACAACTTAATTTCTCTTTAGGAATTACATTTGTTTGTCTATCGTCTTACCTAATTTTAGCATATTTATCAGACGTATTTAATATTGTAAACCTATCTTTTAGCATAAAGCAATTCATTATTTATGGAGGACTATTTGTCGCTGCAAATTTTGTGATGGCTTTATGGATGATTCGCAATAGCATGAAACGTTCGTTTTAAATGTATAAGTCTGAAATTCCAGAATTTAATTAGATAGATTACGCGTTATATTTTCGTAACTTTGCGCTTTAATTTGAAATTTAAATTCAATGAATCTTCAAGACGTTCCGAAACTAAAACATACCGATTCAAATAACTTCTTTTTACTTTGTGGTCCTTGCGCTATTGAAAGTGAAGATATGGCATTAAGAATTGCTGAAAAAGTCTTAGGCATTACAGATCATTTAAAAATTCCTTATGTTTTTAAAGGAAGTTTTAAAAAAGCAAATCGTAGTCGTATTGATAGTTTTACAGGAATTGGAAATGAAAAAGCATTAAAGATTCTCAAAAAAGTATCTGAAACATTTGATGTTCCAACAGTTACAGATATTCATGAAGTTTCTGATGCTGCATTAGCTGCACAATATGTTGATGTTTTACAAATACCAGCATTTCTAGTTCGTCAAACCGATTTAGTGGTAGCTGCAGCTAAAACAGGTAAAGTTGTCAACTTGAAGAAAGGTCAATTTATGAGCCCTGAAGCTATGAAACATGCGGTTCAAAAAGTAAAAGACTCTGGTAACGATAAGGCTTGGATTACAGATCGAGGCACGATGTTTGGCTATCAAGACATGATTGTCGATTTTAGAGGAATTCCAACCATGAGACAATATGCACCAACTGTTTTAGATGTGACACATTCTCTACAACAACCTAATCAAAGTATTGGTGTTACAGGAGGACGTCCAGAAATGATTGAAACAATTGCAAGAGCTGGAATTGTAAACAACGTAGACGGATTATTTATTGAAACACATTTTGATCCTGAAAATGCAAAAAGTGATGGTGCAAATATGTTGCATTTAGATAATTTAGAACACCTCTTAAGCAATTTAGTTGCCATTAGAAAAACAGTAAACAGCTTATAAATCATGATAAAAGATATTGATTTTAGAGAAGCTACTCAAGAAGATTTACCAGAAATCACAGCCATTTATAGAGACACAATTAGAGCGGTTAATTCTAAAGATTATTCTGAAGAACAAATTGAAGCTTGGTCTTCTGGTGCTGATGACACAAAAAAGTGGCAAGATCGTATTAAAAAATTCTATTTTTTAGTTGCCGAAGTTGATAATCAAATCGTAGGATTTTCTTACTTAAAACAAGGTTACTATCTCGAAAATATATTTGTGCATAAGGATTTTCAGCGTCAAACCATTGCATCTAAACTGTTACGTATTATGGAATCTCAAGTATCTATAAATGGTAATGATACTATTAAATCTGATATCAGCATCTCAGCTCTAGACTTTTTTGATTCTCACTTTTATGACGTTGAAAAGAAGCTTAAAAAGTCTTTCAAAGGAAAAGTGTTTGATATTTTAATCGTGACGAAAGACCTCTAAAATTATTTCAAAAACGACTTGTTTTTATGCTTCTCAACTTCTTTCAGTATGAGAATAAATAATTCGTCATTGATATCTTCTAAGCTTTTATAACGCAACGATTTTACAACCTTTCTGTTTTCTGAAACCATATGCTCAGTATACTTTGTTAGATGCGCTGAATGCCAAAAACCAACATCGACATAATCTTTACTTTGATTAAGATAACATATTGGTCGAGACTCGAAATAATAACACGGAATTCGCCATTTGTATTTTAATTCGGCATCGGGAAAGGTGTGTTCAATAAGAATTTGCAAGTGCATTAATATAGACTTGAATGGTTCTGGCTGTTTTAATATGTAGGCTTCAGCTGGTTTCACAGTATCACTGATTTGATTATTTCCAAAATTAACAATTATTTATTATGCAATATTCAATTTAATTTATTTACTTTGTAGTTCAAAGTACTTTAGCATGGAATCAAAAAATTATTTAGAAGATCTCAATGAGATTAAAACCATGATGACTAAATCATCACGATTTATTTCGCTTAGTGGATTATCTGGAATTTTAGCTGGAATATACGCACTTATTGGTGCTGCTGTAGCCTTTTATCTTGTATCTAATTCCACAAGAGGTTACCTCATTTTAGATGGTGACATTTTTAGAATATGTTTTGCCATTTTATTAGGCGTTGCATTTTTGAGTGCTATTACTGGCATTTATTTGACCACAAAAAAAGCAAAAAAGAATAATGAAAAAATATGGGACAATTCATCAAAACGCTTGTTGTTCAATTTTTTAATTCCTTTAGTTGCTGGTGGAATTTACATCCTCATTATTTTAAATCAAGAACGTTATGGACATACAGCTGCCTTGATGCTTATTTTTTATGGTTTAGCACTGATTAATGCGTCAAAATATAGTTTAGGCGACATACGATATTTAGGAATCACAGAAATTATCCTTGGGCTAATATGTGCTATAATGCCAAGTTTCGGATTTTGGTTTTGGGTATTCGGTTTTGGTATCATGCATATCATTTATGGTGCATGGATGCATTATAAATATGATCTAAAATAGTTGTCATCTTAAATTAAAATTTGAAGAAACTTTATACTTTTAACGTTTAAACTATACATAAGAGATTTGAGCATCATTAACAACATAAACAAAGTCTTTGATCATAGAATCCGATTAGGAATTATGTCTGTGCTCATGGTTAATGAATATGCCGATTTTAATACACTAAAAGAATTGTTAGGCGCCACAGATGGTAACTTAGCCAGTCATACAAAAGCGCTAGAAAAAGCGGAATACATTGCTGTTGAAAAACAATTTATTGGAAGAAAACCAAACACACGCTACTCAACAACAAAGTTGGGTAAAGCAGAATTTAAAAAACATATTGAAGCCTTAGAAAAATTAATTAATAAACAATAAATCCTTTTTTTTATACGTTTACTTTGAAATACAAAGTACTTTAAACTCATAACATGAAACAAACCTTAATCATTATCGCGTCCATTTTATCTAGTTTTCTCTTTTTTGAACAATCCATAGGTATTAATCTTTTGATATTCTCAATCATCACTATTATAGTATTGGCTTTTAATAATCTAAAACAATTTAAGGATACTAAGATTCTCTTATATTGCCTTGTTTACGTCACTACTTCTGTTTTTGTATTCATTCAAGATTCAAGTTTGTCAATCTTTGCTAATTGTGTGGCCTTTTTTACTCTTATTGGTAAAATTTCACAAAGCAAAACATCAATATACATCAACTGGCTTAATGGTGTATTTACGTCTATTACAGGACTATTTTTCAGAAGAGTAAATGCTAAAAAAAATATTGAAAACACAAGCCCGAAAAAAGAGGTTGATTTTCTTCATATTGCAAAACTTATCGGCATTCCTACTCTATTTATTATCGTTTTTGTTTTACTCTATAAAAATGGTAATCCAATGTTTAATGATTTGGTTGAACAAATCAATTTTAACTTCATCAACTTTCAATGGCTATTATTTACAGTCTTAGGTTACTACTTGATAAGTAATATTGTCAATCCAATTCAAGTTGAACCTGCAACTTCAAATGACCTAAACACAAAAAACAACCTTTATAAAAGTAAAACATTTTCAATAGAAAAATTGAAAAAGGAGAAGCAATTGGGCACGACATTACTAGGACTTTTAAATCTTTTAATTATTCTGTTTATTGTTACAGACATTGCTTCATTAATGTCTGTTGAAACGATTAAAGCTTCTGATATGTCAACTCAAGTTCATAATGGCATTAATACACTCATTGCTTCAATTATCATAGCCATAGTAATCATTCTTCACTTTTTTAGAGGTGACCTCAATTTTTATTCTGAAAACAAAACGCTTAAAAACCTAACTTATTTATGGATTCTTCTAAACGTGGTTTTAATTGCATTAATAGCGATTAAAAACCAAACTTATATTACATCGTTTGGACTTACTTACAAACGCATAGGTGTTCATATTTACATTTTTCTAACGCTTGTTGGGCTCATTACGACCTTCATTAAGGTGATGACCATAAAAAATATGGTATTTCTTTTTAGATTAAACACACAAATTGTATTTGCTATTTTGATTTTATTTAGTGCAATAAATTGGGATACAACCATAACAAAATACAATTTAGATAATGCCAATTCATATGACCTTCAATATTTAATAAACTTGTCCGATGCCAATGCTATTCTGCTCAAACATCACAGTTTGGAGGTAGAATTAGACGCAAAATTCAACAGGAAAATAGACTGGAAATACAACAACTATTTAAAACACATTAAACGCAAAGATTGGCAAGAAAAATCACTTAAAGATTACAGTATAACTGAAGTGGAACAAAATTTATAGGATAATGAATGTACCACTTAATCTTGCAAAATCTTCGATGCTAGCTTTGATTATTTTTTGGACCATCATTTGTTCAAAAGAAGGATTTGATACTGATCTGGTTTTACTAATACTCTTATCCTTCATTCCAATATTTTTAGTTGTAGCAATCGTAATTCTGGGTAGTATTTGTCCGATATACTGGATCACTAAAAAAGAAGATTATAATAACCTACAAATATTTAAAACCTACTATCCTTACTATGCTATTATTGCTTTTATATGCTGTTTAATCGGAATTATTATTAACGATTTAGACATCTATTTTGTTGCCTTTTTTGTATCCGCTTTTATAACATCGAATCAATCTTGGGTTTGGTTCGCAAATGAAGAACAATCAAAAACATGAAACGAATTAGAAAACAATGTATTGAATGGCTATTTGAACATTCTCAAAATGTGTATACCAAACTATTTAAGCATCACAAAGCCTGGGGAATTTCGCGTGAACAACTACTCTCTTTCCCAACTCACACTTTTGGCAGGCATTTGGGTGAATTTCTAGATGAAAATGGTTTTGAACTCATTCCTAAAGTTGAACGTCACGATGCTTACCATACTTTAACTGGATATGGTACAAAGGTAGAAGATGAAATAGCACTTCAATGCCTTTGCTATGGCAATGGAAAACGCAGTTTGTATCTCTATGGCGCTGTCTTTTTAGGGATTGCTATTTTACCTGATTATTACAATTACTATTACAAATCATATGCCATAGGAAAACAGGCAAACCCTTTTCATCATTATGATTACAAACAAATACTAAATGTAAATATAAACGACTTAAGACATGCTATTTTCACTAAAGAACACCTTAACGTATTAACCTTAAACTCATGAAAAAGCTTAAAATCTTTATACTTCTTTTTATTTGTATTCTAATCGGAATCAGTTTCACCAATTTCATGGTGAGTTTTCAAGCAAGAAACCTCATTTATAATACTACAGAAAGCATTCCAAAAAATAAAGTCGGACTTATTTTAGGGGCTGGAAAATATACAGCAAATGGACATATTAATTCTTATTATAAGCACAGACTTGATGCTGCCGTAAAACTTTATAAAGCAGGTAAAATTGAATTCATTTTAATTAGTGGTGATAATGGAAGAAAAACCTATGACGAACCTACAACATTTAAAACCGACTTAATTGCTAAAGGCATTCCAGAGAACAAGATATTTTTAGATTATGCTGGTTTTAGAACTTTAGATTCAATTGTACGTGCTAAAGAAATTTTCGGGCAAGATGCCATCACAATTATATCACAACAATTTCATAATGAACGTGCGATTTACATTGCCAAGAATTTTGATATTAATGCCGTTGGTTTTAATGCCAAAGACAGTTACAATCACCATCGTTCGAAAACAAGATTTAGAGAATATTTTGCTCGAGCAAAAGCCTCTATAGATATATTATTTAATGTAGAACCAAAATTTTTAGGCAAAAAAATAGAAATAAAATGACCGTCAAATTTAACAAACCCCTTTTTACAACAAGTCTAATGTTACTTGCTATAGAAATTTGTATCGCAACATTTTTAACTGAAGGTTTTATAAGACATACTTTCGGAGATTTTTTGGCAGTCATTTTATTGTATTGTGGCATTAGAACCTTTATTAAAGTCAATCCATTCTACTTAGCAATTGGAGTATTATTTTTTGCTTTTGTAATTGAGTTTGGACAATTATATAACCTCCTAGATTATTTACATCTCAGGCAACATAAACTAGCGACGATTATACTCGGAAGCACCTTTCACTTCACAGATCTTATTGCCTATACATTAGGCACAATTAGCATTTTAATTATTGATTTAAAAACCACATTATGGAACTCTTAAAAACACTTATTCTCAACCGATTTAAAATACTATCTATATTAACTATTTCAATGGCATTTAGTATTATTATTTTGATGATTAGAATAAAATTTCATCACTCTTTTTATTTGCTGTTTTTAGTATGGAATTTATTTCTAGCAATCATTCCATTTGCAATTACAACCACTTTAATAAGTAAATCTAAACTACACAAAATCAAGTTTACTATTTCTTTTGGCGTTTGGTTACTTTTCCTGCCAAACGCACCATATATCATCACAGATTTATTACATATAAATAATTCTCCACAACATTTATTGTGGTTAGATGTTTTAGTAATTATATCCTTTGCTTTTAACGGATTGATATTATTTATGCTTTCACTTTCAGATATGGAAAAACTATTGAAATTGCATATAAAACCTAAATTTGTATTCCCAATGATGCTATTAATATTTGGTTTGACTGCCTTCGGAATTTATCTCGGACGATTTTTACGTTATAACTCTTGGGAAATTTTGAATAATCCGTTAAGTCTTTTTTCAGATATATTTCAACTCATATTTGAACCTCATTTTGAAGCATGGGTATTCACTTTAACATTTGCCTCGTTTTTAGCAATGACATATTATATGCTGAAAGCATTTTCTAACTCTAAAATTTAATTCATTATGAAATATTATTTCCCACTCTTTATGATCATCATTTCATTTTTTGCTTGTACAAAACGTGACCACAGAAAAGTTATTGAAAACACTGAAAACACCTCTGAAAAAAGAAAAGACATCAAAACTTTTGAAGTTGCAGATTTACCCATTCATATTGATAGTACTTCCTATTTAATTCATCCGATTGGCAACTACGACATGGAAAATAGCAGATCAGAATATTTTAAATCAGAAAACTATCGTTTAAGTGGACACGCTGTTTCTAATGTCTCTAAAAATAAAATTAGTGGCAATCTTTCTAATGTGAAATTTGAACATCTAGATTCAACGGGTTTAAAATCGTTAACTGATAAAACAATGAAGATTCGTTCGATGCTTTTTTTGCGTGATATTTATAACAAAATCGGCAAAGGTTATTTTATTTATCATGTTATAGATAAGGACACAAATTCAGATGGTGAATTGGATTACAATGATTTAAGATCATTATACATTAGTAATTTAAATGGAACAAACTTCAGAAAACTATCGCCTAACCGACAAGAATTAGAGACTTGGAAAGTTATTTTAGAAGCTAATACACTGTATTTGAAAAGCATCGAAGATATAGATAACAATGGTGAATATGACAAAAAAGATAAAACACACTATTTTTATTTAGATCTTAGTAAAGAAAATTCAAAAATCGCAGAATACTATCCAATCTAAAGCTATTATCTTATAAAAAAAAGGAAAGCATGTGCCTTCCTTTTTTTTCATATATTCCAATAAGTTTTAATTATCAGTAGGATCACTAGGATCTGTTCCGTTAGTCATTTCATCTCCATTAGAAACGGTATCACCATCACAATCTAATGCATTCCATTCGTTTGTAGGTGTTGAAAAATTACAATCTAAACTAAAATCACATTGATCTAAAGGGGCTGGATCACATTCATTAACAGAAATATCACCATCACAATTAGCATTATACCAGGCGTTTGTGACATTGTTATAATTGAAAAAATCAGGATTATAATCACACACGTTATTTGGATCTGTACCATCAATAGCTTCTTGGCTATCTTGAACAGAATCTCCATCAGAATCTAAAGGAATACTGGCTGGATCATTTGGATCTGAACCATAAGTTGCTTCTTCACAATCGTCATAACCATCATCATCAGTATCTGGATCATTTGGATCTGTAATATTTCCATT is part of the Psychroserpens ponticola genome and encodes:
- a CDS encoding DUF4153 domain-containing protein; this encodes MKQTLIIIASILSSFLFFEQSIGINLLIFSIITIIVLAFNNLKQFKDTKILLYCLVYVTTSVFVFIQDSSLSIFANCVAFFTLIGKISQSKTSIYINWLNGVFTSITGLFFRRVNAKKNIENTSPKKEVDFLHIAKLIGIPTLFIIVFVLLYKNGNPMFNDLVEQINFNFINFQWLLFTVLGYYLISNIVNPIQVEPATSNDLNTKNNLYKSKTFSIEKLKKEKQLGTTLLGLLNLLIILFIVTDIASLMSVETIKASDMSTQVHNGINTLIASIIIAIVIILHFFRGDLNFYSENKTLKNLTYLWILLNVVLIALIAIKNQTYITSFGLTYKRIGVHIYIFLTLVGLITTFIKVMTIKNMVFLFRLNTQIVFAILILFSAINWDTTITKYNLDNANSYDLQYLINLSDANAILLKHHSLEVELDAKFNRKIDWKYNNYLKHIKRKDWQEKSLKDYSITEVEQNL
- a CDS encoding DUF1801 domain-containing protein is translated as MKPAEAYILKQPEPFKSILMHLQILIEHTFPDAELKYKWRIPCYYFESRPICYLNQSKDYVDVGFWHSAHLTKYTEHMVSENRKVVKSLRYKSLEDINDELFILILKEVEKHKNKSFLK
- a CDS encoding winged helix-turn-helix domain-containing protein, which codes for MSIINNINKVFDHRIRLGIMSVLMVNEYADFNTLKELLGATDGNLASHTKALEKAEYIAVEKQFIGRKPNTRYSTTKLGKAEFKKHIEALEKLINKQ
- a CDS encoding ubiquinone biosynthesis protein COQ4; the encoded protein is MKRIRKQCIEWLFEHSQNVYTKLFKHHKAWGISREQLLSFPTHTFGRHLGEFLDENGFELIPKVERHDAYHTLTGYGTKVEDEIALQCLCYGNGKRSLYLYGAVFLGIAILPDYYNYYYKSYAIGKQANPFHHYDYKQILNVNINDLRHAIFTKEHLNVLTLNS
- a CDS encoding ribosomal maturation YjgA family protein; its protein translation is MLLAIEICIATFLTEGFIRHTFGDFLAVILLYCGIRTFIKVNPFYLAIGVLFFAFVIEFGQLYNLLDYLHLRQHKLATIILGSTFHFTDLIAYTLGTISILIIDLKTTLWNS
- the kdsA gene encoding 3-deoxy-8-phosphooctulonate synthase, with translation MNLQDVPKLKHTDSNNFFLLCGPCAIESEDMALRIAEKVLGITDHLKIPYVFKGSFKKANRSRIDSFTGIGNEKALKILKKVSETFDVPTVTDIHEVSDAALAAQYVDVLQIPAFLVRQTDLVVAAAKTGKVVNLKKGQFMSPEAMKHAVQKVKDSGNDKAWITDRGTMFGYQDMIVDFRGIPTMRQYAPTVLDVTHSLQQPNQSIGVTGGRPEMIETIARAGIVNNVDGLFIETHFDPENAKSDGANMLHLDNLEHLLSNLVAIRKTVNSL
- a CDS encoding SanA/YdcF family protein, producing MKKLKIFILLFICILIGISFTNFMVSFQARNLIYNTTESIPKNKVGLILGAGKYTANGHINSYYKHRLDAAVKLYKAGKIEFILISGDNGRKTYDEPTTFKTDLIAKGIPENKIFLDYAGFRTLDSIVRAKEIFGQDAITIISQQFHNERAIYIAKNFDINAVGFNAKDSYNHHRSKTRFREYFARAKASIDILFNVEPKFLGKKIEIK
- a CDS encoding DUF1361 domain-containing protein, whose translation is MELLKTLILNRFKILSILTISMAFSIIILMIRIKFHHSFYLLFLVWNLFLAIIPFAITTTLISKSKLHKIKFTISFGVWLLFLPNAPYIITDLLHINNSPQHLLWLDVLVIISFAFNGLILFMLSLSDMEKLLKLHIKPKFVFPMMLLIFGLTAFGIYLGRFLRYNSWEILNNPLSLFSDIFQLIFEPHFEAWVFTLTFASFLAMTYYMLKAFSNSKI
- a CDS encoding GNAT family N-acetyltransferase, coding for MIKDIDFREATQEDLPEITAIYRDTIRAVNSKDYSEEQIEAWSSGADDTKKWQDRIKKFYFLVAEVDNQIVGFSYLKQGYYLENIFVHKDFQRQTIASKLLRIMESQVSINGNDTIKSDISISALDFFDSHFYDVEKKLKKSFKGKVFDILIVTKDL